Proteins co-encoded in one Vidua chalybeata isolate OUT-0048 chromosome 18, bVidCha1 merged haplotype, whole genome shotgun sequence genomic window:
- the GUCD1 gene encoding protein GUCD1 isoform X1 — protein sequence MASAASRPAPRAGTGTRRWGRRGLVPSAPARGQPGSPAVPRLRGRAARPSPAVSCPCPPARPAALLAATARGKRPGARPPSAPASGRSQRRAPGPRRRLGGAGSERAAGAATAMKSPREAGEPPPVDCIQLKVPVIQQLYHWDCGLACSRMVLQYLNHLDNDEFQKAIQELQLTKSIWTIDLAYLMRHFGVKHKFCTQTLGVDKGYKNQVQPGQQQCIASTLSPPPCLSLDLEDPPLESFYRKHFDTEENRVNQLFAQAKDCKVLVEKCTVTVQDIQNHLSQGHVAIVLVNAVLLLCDLCSSPVKYCCFLPIGQKCFCRSPDYQGHFIVLCGYNKASGSIYYNNPAYADRTCCTSISNFEEARTSYGTDEDILFIYTDS from the exons ATGGCCTCCGCCGCCTCCCGCCCTGCTCCGCGCGCCGGAACCGGAACGCGGCGCTGGGGGCGGCGCGGCCTCGTCCCGTCCGCTCCCGCCCGGGGCCAGCCCGGCAGCCCCGCGGTGCCCCGGCTCCGGGGCAGGGCTGCGCGGCCCTCGCCCGCCGTGTCATGCCCCTGCCCGCCCGCACGCCCCGCCGCTCTCCTCGCCGCCACGGCGCGGGGCAAGCGCCCCGGGGCCCGGCCCCCCTCAGCCCCCGCCTCCGGGAGGAGCCAGCGCCGGgccccggggccgcgccgccggcTCGGCGGGGCCGGCAGTGAACGGGCGGCGGGTGCCGCCACCGCCATGAAGAGCCCCCGGGAGGCCGGCGAGCCGCCGCCAG TTGACTGCATCCAGCTGAAAGTGCCAGTGATTCAGCAGCTGTACCACTGGGACTGTGGGCTGGCCTGCTCCAGGATGGTGCTTCA GTACCTGAATCATTTGGACAATGATGAGTTTCAGAAAGCCATCCAGGAACTCCAGTTAACAAAGAGTATCTGGACTATTGACCTGGCCTACCTAATGCGGCACTTCGGAGTTAAGCATAAATTTTGCACCCAGACACTCGGAGTGGACAAGGGCTACAAAAATCAG GtacagcctgggcagcagcagtgtaTAGCTTCCACACTTTCCCCACCACCGTGCCTCAGCCTTGACCTGGAAGATCCACCTCTAGAG TCATTTTACAGGAAGCACTTCGACACAGAAGAGAATCGAGTGAATCAGCTCTTTGCACAAGCCAAAGACTGCAAGGTGCTGGTGGAGAAATG CACAGTAACCGTTCAAGACATCCAAAACCACCTGTCCCAGGGTCACGTAGCCATTGTCCTTGTGAACGCAGTCCTGCTACTGTGTGATCTTTGCTCAAGTCCTGTCAAATACTGCTGCTTCCTTCCCATCGGACAGAAGTGCTTCTGCAGGAGCCCTGACTACCAGGGCCATTTCATTGTGTTATGTGGCTACAACAAAGCCTCAGGGAGTATTTACTACAACAACCCTGCCTATGCTGACC GAACATGCTGCACCAGCATCAGTAACTTCGAGGAAGCCAGGACAAGTTATGGCACAGATGAAGATATTCTGTTCATCTACACAGACAGCTGA
- the SNRPD3 gene encoding small nuclear ribonucleoprotein Sm D3 has product MSIGVPIKVLHEAEGHIVTCETNTGEVYRGKLIEAEDNMNCQMSNITVTYRDGRVAQLEQVYIRGSKIRFLILPDMLKNAPMLKSMKNKNQGSGAGRGKAAILKAQVAARGRGRGMGRGNIFQKRR; this is encoded by the exons atGTCGATTGGAGTGCCAATCAAGGTCCTGCACGAGGCCGAGGGCCACATCGTGACCTGTGAGACCAATACGGGAGAAGTTTATCGAGGCAAACTTATCGAAGCTGAAGACAACATGAATTGTCAG ATGTCCAACATAACAGTGACATACAGAGATGGACGGGTGGCACAGCTCGAGCAGGTGTACATCAGGGGCAGCAAGATACGGTTTCTCATCTTACCAGATATGTTGAAGAATGCTCCTATGCTAAAGAGCATGAAGAATAAAAACCAGGGTTCTGGAGCTGGGCGAGGGAAAGCAGCTATTCTGAAAGCTCAAG tggCTGCAAGAGGAAGAGGCCGTGGTATGGGCCGTGGCAACATCTTCCAGAAGCGAAGATAA
- the GUCD1 gene encoding protein GUCD1 isoform X2, with amino-acid sequence MASAASRPAPRAGTGTRRWGRRGLVPSAPARGQPGSPAVPRLRGRAARPSPAVSCPCPPARPAALLAATARGKRPGARPPSAPASGRSQRRAPGPRRRLGGAGSERAAGAATAMKSPREAGEPPPVDCIQLKVPVIQQLYHWDCGLACSRMVLQYLNHLDNDEFQKAIQELQLTKSIWTIDLAYLMRHFGVKHKFCTQTLGVDKGYKNQSFYRKHFDTEENRVNQLFAQAKDCKVLVEKCTVTVQDIQNHLSQGHVAIVLVNAVLLLCDLCSSPVKYCCFLPIGQKCFCRSPDYQGHFIVLCGYNKASGSIYYNNPAYADRTCCTSISNFEEARTSYGTDEDILFIYTDS; translated from the exons ATGGCCTCCGCCGCCTCCCGCCCTGCTCCGCGCGCCGGAACCGGAACGCGGCGCTGGGGGCGGCGCGGCCTCGTCCCGTCCGCTCCCGCCCGGGGCCAGCCCGGCAGCCCCGCGGTGCCCCGGCTCCGGGGCAGGGCTGCGCGGCCCTCGCCCGCCGTGTCATGCCCCTGCCCGCCCGCACGCCCCGCCGCTCTCCTCGCCGCCACGGCGCGGGGCAAGCGCCCCGGGGCCCGGCCCCCCTCAGCCCCCGCCTCCGGGAGGAGCCAGCGCCGGgccccggggccgcgccgccggcTCGGCGGGGCCGGCAGTGAACGGGCGGCGGGTGCCGCCACCGCCATGAAGAGCCCCCGGGAGGCCGGCGAGCCGCCGCCAG TTGACTGCATCCAGCTGAAAGTGCCAGTGATTCAGCAGCTGTACCACTGGGACTGTGGGCTGGCCTGCTCCAGGATGGTGCTTCA GTACCTGAATCATTTGGACAATGATGAGTTTCAGAAAGCCATCCAGGAACTCCAGTTAACAAAGAGTATCTGGACTATTGACCTGGCCTACCTAATGCGGCACTTCGGAGTTAAGCATAAATTTTGCACCCAGACACTCGGAGTGGACAAGGGCTACAAAAATCAG TCATTTTACAGGAAGCACTTCGACACAGAAGAGAATCGAGTGAATCAGCTCTTTGCACAAGCCAAAGACTGCAAGGTGCTGGTGGAGAAATG CACAGTAACCGTTCAAGACATCCAAAACCACCTGTCCCAGGGTCACGTAGCCATTGTCCTTGTGAACGCAGTCCTGCTACTGTGTGATCTTTGCTCAAGTCCTGTCAAATACTGCTGCTTCCTTCCCATCGGACAGAAGTGCTTCTGCAGGAGCCCTGACTACCAGGGCCATTTCATTGTGTTATGTGGCTACAACAAAGCCTCAGGGAGTATTTACTACAACAACCCTGCCTATGCTGACC GAACATGCTGCACCAGCATCAGTAACTTCGAGGAAGCCAGGACAAGTTATGGCACAGATGAAGATATTCTGTTCATCTACACAGACAGCTGA